One stretch of Caloenas nicobarica isolate bCalNic1 chromosome 2, bCalNic1.hap1, whole genome shotgun sequence DNA includes these proteins:
- the GRINA gene encoding protein lifeguard 1 produces the protein MSHEKSFLVTSDGFGGQQPTAPPAYAQPPYPPAPYPQPQFAPPAPYNQPGFPQGPGPYPPPGPYPTAGPYPPGPYPPGPYPPPGPYPQGPYAQPPYAQPQPMVPGDQDSPLHSTYHEDGPPSYYDNQDFPSAHWDDKSIRQAFIRKVFLVLTLQLSVTFSFVAVFTFVGGIKGFVRRNVWTYYVSYAVFFISLIVLSCCGDFRRKHPWNLVALSILTISLSYMVGMIASFYDTDNVIMAVGITVVVCFTVVIFSLQTKYDFTSCRGVLIICLVVLIIFSILCIFMRNRILDIIYASLGALLFTCFLAVDTQLILGNKQLALSPEEYVFAALNLYTDIINIFLYILAIIGRAKE, from the exons ATGTCCCACGAGAAGAGCTTCCTGGTGACCAGCGACGGCTTCGGGGGCCAGCAGCCCACGGCCCCCCCCGCCTACGCGCAGCCCCCCTACCCCCCTGCCCCGTATCCCCAGCCCCAGTtcgccccccccgcgccctaCAACCAGCCGGGCTTCCCGCAGGGGCCGGGGCCGTACCCCCCGCCAGGGCCGTACCCCACGGCAGGGCCATACCCTCCCGGGCCGTACCCCCCCGGGCCGTACCCCCCCCCGGGCCCGTACCCCCAGGGCCCCTACGCGCAGCCACCGTATGCGCAGCCGCAGCCCATGGTCCCCGGTGACCAGGACT cccccctgCACAGCACCTACCACGAGGACGGGCCCCCCTCCTACTATGACAACCAGGACTTCCCCAGCGCGCACTGGGACGACAAGAGCATCCGGCAGGCCTTCATCCGCAag GTGTTCCTGGTGCTGACGCTGCAGCTCAGCGTCACCTTCTCCTTCGTGGCCGTCTTCACCTTCGTGGGGGGCATCAAGGGCTTCGTGCGGCGCAACGTCTGGACCTACTATGTGTCCTACGCCGTGTTCTTCATCTCCCTCATCGTCCTCAGCTGCTGCGGGGACTTCCGCCGCAAGCACCCCTGGAACCTGGTGGCCCTG TCCATCCTGACCATCAGCCTGTCCTACATGGTGGGGATGATCGCCAGCTTCTACGACACTGACAACGTCATCATGGCCGTGGGCATCACCGTCGTCGTCTGCTTCACCGTCGTCATCTTCTCCCTGCAg ACCAAGTACGACTTCACCTCGTGCCGGGGCGTGCTCATCATCTGCCTGGTCGTGCTCATCATCTTCTCCATCCTCTGCATCTTCATGCGGAACCGCATCCTGGACATCATCTACGCCTCGCTGGGAGCCCTGCTCTTCACCTGC ttCCTGGCGGTGGACACGCAGCTGATCCTGGGGAACAAGCAGCTGGCACTCAGCCCCGAAGAGTACGTGTTTGCCGCGCTCAACCTCTACACCGACATCATCAACATCTTCCTCTACATCCTCGCCATCATTGGCCGCGCAAAGGAGTAg